A genomic window from Nostoc sp. TCL26-01 includes:
- a CDS encoding ATP-binding protein, with the protein MKTLFEICSPRPDILKGDIRESDFAADLAQVITGTAPPEYALPNKFFANTHPTQGLKALLKTVCQRLQGVGGSAVLRLDTQYGGGKTHSLIALTHAAQGMQGVENIQEFIDPELVPKTTVRLAVFDGENADPVNGRPLGDGLRAYTPWGELAYGLAGVAGYEKVRKSDIEKVAPGAATIQELFGDQPVLILLDELSIYLRKIKGRKEQDQLTPFLTALFKAVSSYAKACVVFTLAVGKEGKATDAYSQENEFVAEKLDEATKVAGRVATLLNPTTEQETVQVLRRRLFSYIDEDAAEEVIRNYEQLWMTHRSDLPTERVNADRVTDFRNGFPFHSGLMDLFTDKLSTLSTFQRVRGMLRLLTRTIAHLWQEQPANTYAIHLHHVNPGYIPIRDEITTRLELGRFDPVMQNDVAATEKETSLAQQLDAKWYAGLAPYASFVARNILWNTFAFNDSLQGIDEVNLRYAILASGLDISFINDARQRFIAESAYLDDRPVAPLRFLTEVNLGVLIRRQTKQVDTNEARNLLQDRIRTIFSAGKTFNLIPFAGGAYDVADDVADGKPNLVLISYDAETVRNEAVTVPQLVENIYRTQGSQGKFRQLLNNLVFLVADDATRDEMKNKMLYRLALDAMRSPDRLAQLPEHQQEKVNELYNKSEQELAIIIQQCYRHLFYPSRNRLEGASVDLAHTAFDLPSVSERPGNGQQEIVKALLDNQKLLPPNSDPPAPNYIRDQTPLKKGQISTAELRAEFRKDPRFPIMLSDDPFIKMVRLGIEQGIYVYQSGDLLLGQGDPYAEIKIDEQSIVFTSTYAKERGIWPRPVVKKPSEIIETDTGNIADGDNQPTTSKVGEKSGSYSVDTTEDSKEIPVISPSHPNIFKAEAPLREALTKIWEDARNAQIKKISRLSLRVFDGSDGFKLLGVINTVSGADKQVKLNAEYETTNSSSFSIEFTGQVSDAQPIKDFLQPQLRAAPETHIEITFTLTYTNGLDLNTNEPETITEKLARFATGAAFVEAYAEAC; encoded by the coding sequence ATGAAAACCTTATTTGAAATTTGTAGCCCTCGCCCTGACATATTAAAAGGGGATATTCGAGAATCTGATTTCGCAGCAGATTTAGCTCAGGTCATCACTGGTACAGCACCACCAGAGTATGCTTTACCAAACAAATTCTTTGCCAATACTCACCCTACTCAAGGGTTAAAAGCATTATTAAAAACTGTTTGTCAAAGGCTGCAAGGCGTGGGCGGTTCCGCCGTGTTGCGTTTGGATACTCAATATGGTGGTGGTAAAACTCACAGCTTGATTGCTTTGACTCATGCTGCACAAGGGATGCAAGGTGTAGAAAATATTCAGGAATTTATTGACCCTGAACTCGTCCCCAAAACTACAGTTAGACTGGCTGTTTTTGACGGAGAAAATGCAGACCCGGTGAATGGTAGACCTCTCGGTGATGGTTTAAGAGCTTACACGCCTTGGGGAGAACTGGCTTATGGATTAGCTGGGGTAGCTGGATATGAGAAAGTACGTAAAAGTGATATAGAAAAAGTTGCACCAGGGGCGGCTACGATTCAGGAGTTATTTGGTGATCAACCAGTATTAATTCTATTAGATGAATTATCTATATATTTACGCAAAATTAAAGGCAGAAAAGAACAAGACCAACTCACACCTTTTCTGACTGCTTTATTTAAAGCTGTGAGTTCTTACGCAAAAGCTTGTGTAGTTTTTACTTTAGCAGTTGGTAAAGAAGGGAAAGCCACAGATGCTTATTCCCAAGAAAATGAGTTCGTAGCAGAAAAACTTGATGAAGCTACTAAAGTAGCAGGTCGAGTAGCCACACTTTTAAACCCAACGACCGAACAAGAAACTGTACAGGTTTTGCGCCGCCGATTATTTTCTTATATTGATGAAGATGCAGCCGAGGAAGTAATTCGTAATTACGAGCAATTATGGATGACTCATCGCAGTGATTTACCAACTGAACGGGTGAATGCAGACAGAGTAACTGATTTTCGCAATGGTTTTCCTTTTCATTCGGGGTTGATGGATTTATTTACAGATAAACTCTCAACGCTGAGTACCTTTCAGCGTGTCAGAGGAATGTTGAGGTTACTGACACGAACCATTGCTCATCTTTGGCAAGAACAACCTGCAAATACCTACGCTATTCATTTACATCATGTTAATCCCGGCTACATTCCCATTCGAGATGAGATTACCACTCGTTTAGAATTAGGGCGTTTTGACCCTGTGATGCAAAATGACGTAGCAGCAACCGAAAAAGAAACTTCCCTAGCACAACAGTTAGATGCTAAATGGTATGCGGGTTTAGCTCCCTATGCTTCTTTTGTCGCTCGTAATATTCTTTGGAATACCTTTGCGTTTAATGACAGTTTACAAGGTATAGACGAGGTAAATCTGCGTTACGCTATCCTCGCCTCTGGTTTGGATATCAGTTTTATTAATGATGCGCGTCAGAGGTTTATTGCTGAATCTGCCTATTTAGATGACCGTCCGGTTGCACCGTTACGGTTTTTAACAGAAGTCAATCTTGGTGTTCTCATTCGCCGCCAGACAAAACAGGTGGATACGAACGAAGCCAGAAATCTGTTGCAAGACCGGATTCGTACTATTTTTTCGGCTGGGAAAACCTTTAATTTGATTCCCTTTGCAGGTGGAGCCTACGATGTAGCTGATGATGTAGCGGACGGTAAACCCAACTTGGTACTGATTAGCTACGATGCTGAGACAGTTCGTAATGAAGCGGTGACAGTACCGCAGTTAGTGGAAAATATTTACCGCACTCAAGGTTCTCAAGGAAAGTTTCGTCAATTACTGAATAATTTGGTCTTTCTGGTTGCTGACGATGCCACTCGTGATGAAATGAAGAATAAGATGCTTTATCGCTTGGCATTAGATGCGATGCGATCGCCTGACCGTTTAGCACAATTACCAGAACACCAGCAAGAGAAAGTTAACGAACTTTACAATAAGTCTGAACAAGAATTAGCAATTATTATTCAACAGTGTTATCGTCATCTGTTTTACCCGTCTCGTAACCGTCTAGAGGGAGCAAGTGTTGATTTAGCTCATACAGCCTTTGATTTACCTTCTGTTTCCGAACGTCCGGGGAATGGACAACAAGAAATTGTCAAAGCGTTGCTGGATAACCAAAAATTACTCCCACCTAATAGTGATCCTCCTGCACCAAATTATATAAGAGATCAGACACCTTTGAAAAAAGGACAAATCAGCACGGCTGAACTCAGAGCAGAGTTTCGCAAAGACCCCCGGTTTCCCATCATGCTTAGTGATGACCCCTTTATTAAAATGGTGCGGTTGGGGATTGAACAGGGAATTTACGTTTATCAAAGTGGAGATTTACTGTTAGGACAGGGCGACCCTTACGCCGAAATTAAAATTGATGAACAGTCAATTGTTTTTACATCAACTTATGCCAAAGAGCGAGGTATTTGGCCTCGTCCTGTTGTTAAGAAACCAAGTGAAATAATAGAAACTGACACAGGTAATATTGCTGATGGAGATAATCAACCTACCACATCTAAAGTAGGGGAAAAAAGCGGTAGTTATAGCGTTGATACTACCGAAGATTCTAAAGAAATACCTGTAATATCACCTTCTCATCCCAATATTTTCAAAGCAGAAGCACCCTTACGGGAAGCTTTAACCAAAATTTGGGAAGATGCACGCAACGCCCAAATTAAGAAAATTAGCCGACTCAGTTTAAGGGTTTTTGATGGTAGCGACGGATTTAAGCTGCTTGGTGTCATTAATACTGTGTCGGGTGCAGATAAACAAGTAAAACTAAATGCAGAATATGAAACTACTAATAGCAGTAGTTTTAGTATCGAGTTTACAGGACAGGTGAGTGATGCTCAACCGATTAAAGATTTCTTGCAACCTCAATTACGTGCTGCACCTGAAACTCACATAGAAATAACATTTACCTTAACCTACACCAACGGGTTAGACCTCAATACAAATGAACCGGAAACAATAACAGAAAAGCTTGCCAGATTTGCTACTGGTGCAGCTTTTGTAGAAGCTTATG